DNA sequence from the Sulfuricurvum sp. genome:
GAAGGATCATAGGTAACCTCGACAGTTTCAAGATGTCCGGTACCTCCTTGAACAACTTCATAATAAGTGGGATTTTTGACTTTCCCACCCATAAAGCCTGAATGTACCTCTTTTACCCCTCTCAGTTTTTCGAGATAATACTCCACTCCCCAAAAACACCCACCTGCATAATAGGCCTTAGTAAGAGGAGAAGCATAAGTGAAGCTGACCAACCACACAACAATCCATAAAATTCTCATCACATCTCCTCAATACCAAAAAAATAAATACCATTATGCACATAAAACGGCAATAGTTATCTTTACATTTTATGAAGGTGAAAAACATAAGTTTTGATTTTAGCTACAATACAATTCATTTTAAAGAATGGGAGTAGATCATGTCAGAGGTCGTTAATATCATCTCCTGGAACGTCAACGGTATTCGCGCTGTAGAGCAAAAGGGTGCATTTGATTGGCTTGAAACCCATCAGCCCGATATCCTCTGCCTCCAAGAGATCAAAGCCACTCCCGATCAGATCCCTGACAACCTCTTTCAAGATCGATACCACTATATGAGTGTCAACAGTGCCGCTAAAAAAGGGTATTCGGGAACCTTGATCGCTTCAGTGATAGAACCGACTAAAACTCATACCCGACCCGATATCGATATTCTGGATGAGGGGAGAATCGTCGAACACCATTATGGGGATATTGTCCTCTTTAACGTCTATTTCCCCAACGGTCAAAAAGATGAAGAGCGGCTCACCTATAAACTCAGTTTTTACGATAATTTTCTAGATCATTGTCAGAAACTCCGCTCCGAGGGGAAAAAGATTATCATCTGCGGAGACGTCAACACCGCCCACCGTGAAATCGATCTCAAAAACCCTAAATCGAATGAAAAAACATCAGGATTCTTGCCCATCGAGCGAGAATGGATCGATAAGCTCATCGAGTGTGGATACATCGATACGTTTCGTCAAATTCACGGAGATAAAAAAGATCAGTACAGCTGGTGGTCATACCGCTTTAGCGCCCGAGCTAAAAACGTCGGATGGCGGATCGATTATTTCTTTATCTCTGATGATCTGATCGATGCGCTTGAAGATGCGTTTATCCTTCAGGAGATTGAGGGTTCGGATCATTGTCCGGTGGGGATCAGGATAAGGGTGTGAACAGGCTAATTGTTTGTTAAAAGCCATTTCCAAAGTGGTATAAACATCACGACTTTCTCACCGATATTCATGGAGCCTTCACGCTCTTTGGTAATGAGAATACTTTTGTTCACACCGATAAACTCCATCCCCTCAGAGAGCGAGTTGATCTCACGCTCAAAGGTGTCGGGATTGCTGATATCCACACTCACATTGATGAGTTGTTTAACGCCGTCTATGACACAGTAAAAATCGATCTCCTGACGCTCTTTCACGTAATAGACTTCATTTGTTTTAGAACGAAGTGCCAAGAATACTAGATTTTCATAGAGCTTGGAATAATCGGGTGAAAAAGATGCATCATAGACGGCACGAAGACCGTTATCGATCGCATAGATTTTTTTCGGATTGCGTTGCTCTTCGCGTACCGAACTTCTAAAAATCGGAACACTAAAGATGGCATACGCCTCTTCCAAATAGCCGAAATAATCAAATAGTGTCTCTTTGCCCAGTTTAAAGCCATTGGATTTAAAATCATTGTAGAGCTTGGTAATACTTACCGAGGTCGCCATATTGACGAAAGCGTATTTTATGAGATGTTTCAGCAGAGCGGTATTGGTAATTCCGTAGCGTTCAATAAGGTCTTTGTAAACGATCAGATTGACATAATCGCTGAGAATCCTTTTTTGGATCGTTGTATCTTGATCAATCGTTTCGGGAAAGCCTCCGCAGAGTAGATACTCCTCGAAATGGTGTTTGATAAAGCTGAGCGATTTGGAAGAGTCGAGATTGATCGTGATGTTTTTAAAACGGAGATACTCTTTAAACGAAAACGGGAATATCTCATAGGTAAGCGTTCTACCGCGCAGGGATGTGGCTATTTCACTGCTGAGAAGTTTGGAAGAGGATCCGGTTATGATGATTTGAACATTCAACGTATCGTAAATACGACGGATAAAAGATTCCCACTGAGGGATGTTTTGCACTTCATCGACAAAGAGATAGATTTTTTCATCCCTTTTCTGGGGATAAAGCTCGTAATATCCTTCAACAAGATCGTCTAAATCACCAATCGTGGTGCCAAGTAACCGATCATCTTCAAAATTTACATAGACGATATTCTTAGAATCCACGCTTGCACGGAGCTCTTCGATCATCTTATAAAGAATCGAGGTTTTTCCACAGCGGCGTACCCCTATGAGGGTAATGATTTTATCGCTGAATAGGGGGATATCAATATCACGTTTGATGGTTTGGCGTAGAGGGCGCTCTTGAAAATCGGTGATAATGCGGCGAAATACATCTCTCATATTTTATCCTTTAGTATAAAACCTATTTTATATAGTTTTGTACTTATTGTCAAGTATAAAAATTGATTTCTACAAAATTATTAAAAACTTGGTATTTTCATTTTTTAGTTGAAGTGAGGATATTTCTAGAGATATAGAGGTTTCGGAAAGCGGCATTGAGTTTGAGGGCAAACACCTGTGTCCGTTTTTGGAGACGACGAAATGCCGGAGAGGAGAGAATCCGTCCACGGTCGCTTTCGATGGAATATTCCAGATCGTTAAAGGGGTAAAGTTGACGGTGAAGTGTGAGTTTGGTACGGTAATCGATCATAATGTAATAACCTCTCTGAGTTTTTTGCGTAATTTGGTCTCTTCTTCACTGCCATCAGTTGAAAATCGTATGATAGGGATACTGTATTTGTCTAAAATACGATCTTTTAAAGCATCTCTTTCTAATTGCACAGGATTATTCGTGTGAAATGCAAAACCATCCACCTCAATTGCTAAAACCGGTTGCTTGCTGATTTTATTGTGGATAAGAAAGTCTATATGTGATGATGCTTTGACAAATGCCAATTCGTCTGCGTTTAGGATACTTGTATCTTTGATGAGCTTATTTAGTGGATAGTTTATATTATAAGCCAGATTTGAATATTGCTCAAGATCGAGCACTTTTTCAATGATAACATTCATTAAATTTTCAGATTGATAATTTGAAACTTTTTTAATTTTACCCAGGAATCTTTTTAAATAGGGGGCATAGTCTTGATATAACAAGTCAAAAATGGAATAAATTTTACTGTCAGCAATTTCGAAGTTGTTATATCGAATATAGTTCACCAAATCTTTCATATTTTTATTTTTTTCACGATCGGATACCACAATATAAAGTTGTTCTTTTGCCCTTGACACAGCGACATTAAGTAAGTTTGGATCATCTGCAAACTCATTTTCCTCATCTACGACGGTTGTAATGATTATGATGTCTTTTTCTCGACCTTGGTATTTATGTACTGTATCGATTTCAATGCTTAACTCTTGGGTGATTTCACTTGATAACTTATTTACTTGATCTCGAAAAGGTGAAATCACTCCTAAACTTTTTGTGCTTAAACGCGGCAAAATTTCATTTTTAATTACATCAATTTGGCGCTGATTTGACTTACCTCTTGCATGATTACCCTCTGCGGTATTCACCAAAATCAAGGGTGCTCCAGCATCTCCTTCTTTTGATAAGATAACCAATTCATCATGGTAAAATTTTTTATTACAAAAATCAATAATCTTAGGATGACATCTGTAGTGCTCTTTTAGTAATGTCTTAGGTGCATCGTCAAAGACTTTCAGTGCAGAAGCAAGTAGACTGTTTTTATAATGATATGATGTGGCTAACGCATAATCTTTAAAGGTATCATCAACGACATTTTCAATATCTTTACCAACAATATGTGGTAGTTGTTTTAGATCACCTACGATTACAACATTTTTTGCACAAGATAATGCAAGACCGCCGGCAATAACATCTACTTGAGATGCCTCATCAATAATCAAGTAATCGTATAAAAAGTTCTCTTGTGTGCAGTTTCGCAATGAATGTGTTGTGCTTAAAACAACGGGGTATTCTCTTGTGAAGTCTTCGAAATTTTTCCACAAAGCATCTTTCTCAAATTGTTGCTTTTTTTCAGTCAGGTTGTATTTTTTTGATAAATGTAGTTCCAACAATGCCATTGAATCAGTTGTATATGCTTTTAGTATCGTCTCGAAATTTTCATCTTTCAAAAGATTTTTCAGAGTAAAAATAGTTTCTATCAGTTTTTTTTCTTTAATTTCATAAAAGCATTTTTGCAGGACAAGAATAATCTCGTCCAACGGGTATTGGTATAGGCTAAAAGAGAAAATCTTATATTTGAAAAGCGCTTTTATTTTAAAGAAAAAAGTTATTTTTTTATCATGTAACACCAAAGACTCAAGCTCAGCCCAAAGTGATAGTGTATTGTCTAAACTTTGTTTGGAAAAAAAATCTTCATGACTACCTATATCTATTGCTCTAGCAGCAAACATATTCATGAAATGTCTTTTCTCGATTTTTAATGCTTCTAATTCTTGTGATGCTTTTGCCAAATCGTTGTTAGCTTGTAGCATCTCTTTAAGATGAACAATATTTTTCTCTAATGAATCACGATTATTGAGAAAATCATTATCTGGCATATTACAAACTTGAGGATATGTTTCTTGTTGATTGGCAAAAAATTCTTCTTGGTTTTTCTTATTTCCCAACATCGCCGCAAAGAAAGATAGATTGAGTGCATCGAGTTTATCGTACACATTTTCAATTGCAGCATTGTTATTTGAAACTACGGCAACCGTATTGTCATTCACTAATAGATTCGCGATGATGTTTAAGATGGTTTGTGTTTTTCCAGTACCAGGAGGACCCTCGATAATACTTACTTGGTGTGTCAGCGCATTTGCAACGGCAACTTCTTGACTCAAATTTAACCCAAAAGGAAAAATCATTATTTTTGGCTTCTGATATTTTTTGATCACGTCAGGGTTTAGGTATTTTGCAAGCACACTCTCTTCACTTAGATACGACATCTTTTCGTACTGTTTATCTAAGAAGTCATTTTCTTCGCTTTTTAAGCTCTTAGCCAAAGCTTTTAGATAATCAAACGTATTTTTGGCATTTTTTTGAATGAGTACATTATGTTCAATCCGTAAATCATCTTTACTGTACGCGGATATTTTTCCATTACCATAAAATATTTTTAGGTAACTTTCAAAGTCTAAAATTTTTGTGATATTAAATAAGCATTTATCCCGTAAATAGATATGGCAAGAATTAGGATCAATAACTTCCGGATATTCGTAGATTAAAACCTTTGTTTTGCTATATGTATAGAACTTGTCATTTGAGCTAAATTGAATTTTTATATTTGTCTGAGAATCATCAATGGTTACTATATCTGATGTTTTATTTTTACCATCAAGCAAAATTAAATATTTGTTTTCATCCATAAAAATTTTATATTTCCTTTTATTTTTCTATTGCAATTGTATTGAGGCAATAGTAAGTGTGGTGGGCAGATGTTAGCTTCATTACAATGTTTCATATTTCTAACCGCACGAGTTCAAAGCCTAATGGCCTTTAACTTTATCAATGGCTCTGAATCTCCTTGGGTAATGCTATCACAAGTAATGGAGAATAGTATACGAATCAAATGCTCATTCCATATAGACTCTTTTATCTTGTTCGAACGTGTTTATTGAAACCCTCCATTACAATACCAAGCACTAGCTGCTAGCGCCTGGTACAATGCTGTTTGCCACGAATTAACATGCTGGCTAAGATGGTTTTCCGCCTGCATTGTTAAGTGTTGTCTAATACTTGTTTGTCCATATGATTGTAGATATTTAGTTAATAAACCACTAATATTTGCAAGCTCACTACTTGCTTCAATCTTATACCTAGCAGCAAGATTAAAGTGTATGAAATGTGCTTGAACTCTATTTTTAGAAATATTATCCCAATGATCTGGCGGATTTATAAAAAAGCGAACAGTGATAGGTGAACTCTGTTCGATATCAGCATAAAGCCATTGATCAGTAATAAAATGTTGATGATCAAAATAAGGGTGTAAATCTTGTTTGTCGATTGCAGATGTTACAGTAGCATTTTTGCCTTCATTACAATCTTTGCATGCTGGTACTAGATTCAATGGTAAAACGGAAAATTGTGGAAAGGGGCTTTTGGGAAGAAAATGATCTAATGTAGATACATGACCAATACCACAATATGGACAACGGCTTAAATGGACTTTTGATAATAATAAATCATAATATTTTCTTGCAGGTTTCTTTTCAGGTACGAAATGATTAGTATAAACATCTTTGAGTTCTTTTTTGGTCACAAAGCCTAATACGGGGTCACTATTTTGACAGGTATTGGGTGCAAGAGTAAACAGTTGAATAGTATCGGCTTTTTGTTCATAATCTGTTGCTGCAATCATGAGATCGGGTGTGATTAAATTAAGGCGGATACGTAATTCTGAATCTGAAATACTATTAATGCAGGTTTCATATACAGTTTGAGGAACTAAATTAGGCTTCTCTATAGCTCTCATTCACCACTACCTATAGTTTCATCTCTAGTGATAATCATAGAACGCAGTAGCATTTTCCCTTCAAAACCAAGTTGATTATGGTACTCCGCTGATATTTCATCATAGTTTCTTCCCTCATTTACCGCACGTTTTAATAAATCATGAAATCCTGATTTAGTGACTTCTAGACCAAAAACTTCGCGAGTTAAAATACCGACATTTTCACCAAATGTTTCTCCTTCGGGTCTATCTACACGTCCAAAGAGTCGAGTCCTCTGAAGAATAGAAACACATGTCTTTGGTACTTCTTGCAATACCACAGGCGAATGTGTGGCGATGATAGCGACGCCATTACGATTTGTTAATAAATCTGACAATGCACGGGCAAAAGCTGATAGCAAAGGAGGATGAAGATGGCTTTCTGGTTCATCGAGGAGAACAAGTGTTTTTTCTTCAACTGTCTCTACCAATTTTGTTATTGTCAGAAGGACAATGGCATGTCCTGAACTCATACGTTTGTAATATGAATACGCTGTGGCTGAATACGTACGCTTGTCATCTGATAAATCTCTATCGTATACTTCGATGAGCTGATTCAAGTCCATTTCTGCAAAATTTGTATCTGATTCTAGTTTTGTGATAGCTTTTATCCAACGTTCTCGTTTCGCAGTTAATGCAAAACATATTTTTGAACTTTTGAAGAAGTCGTTACACAAATCATCCTTATCTTTTAATCCCCGCTTATGTTCTTCTATCTCACTAAGACGTTTTTTTAATCCAATGTAGTGATATCGTAAGCCTAAGCTTGAATTTGTTTGGTCTTCTGGTGGTTCAAAAGGATCAAATGCGCTGAAAGAGATAGAAACAATACCTGAAAAATAGTTTTGTGCCAGTGTGATGTTCATATCAAAGACTGTACTTGTAGCAAAACGCCCAGCCACTCCTTCAGGGTTTCTATTAGGTAGAAGTGCATTAACCATATTATTTAGTATTGTGGTTTTCCCTACACCATTACGACCAATCAAAATATGGATGTTAGAAGGAGGCTTAGAATTTGGTACGACTTGAAAATCGATTTTTATACCAGAATAGAGCGAATCAGCAATTTTTTCATAAAAGAAATTGTAATCAGTGAGTGCTGCCTCATGACGTAAAATCCTTGTAAATTGATACTCGATTGAAGATGGATTCACTGTTCTAAGTAACGACGTGCGAAATACACTTTGGTTTTCAATGGATTGCAAAAGATCTGGATTATGTACAACATCACCAAGAGAGGTCAATATATTAGATGTAACTTCTGGAGAAAGATTTTCTACAATGTTCTTGTAATAATCTGCATCTTGTCCAAGCGAAAAAAAAGTGTTCGGTAAAGTAGAGAACTGTTCTGCCATGCTTTCTGAGGTCCATCCGCCTATCTGACCATTGAACCCAATTTTGACGCTACCTAATTCATGTTTGGTTCCTCGTTCATCAAAGATAATGAGCTTGAATAGAGTTTTAAATGAGTAATCGTCCCAAGTATCAGATAGTAAATATGCAGCATTACTGGCTTGGGCAGGAATGTATCCATTTATTGATATTTTATAGAAAATAAGTGCCATTTTAAGACTCTCCACCTTCTGATATAGCTTGTTTACTTCGCTGCTGTTCCAATAAAGACTCTAATTGCATATGAACTTTTTTCAGCGCTCCCTCGCTATCTTGCCACCAATCTGTTGACCAAATACGGACAATATTCCACCCAAGCCCTTTTAAAACATGCTCACGTAATTTATCACGATCTTTTGCTGTAGCGGAGCGATG
Encoded proteins:
- a CDS encoding exodeoxyribonuclease III, with translation MSEVVNIISWNVNGIRAVEQKGAFDWLETHQPDILCLQEIKATPDQIPDNLFQDRYHYMSVNSAAKKGYSGTLIASVIEPTKTHTRPDIDILDEGRIVEHHYGDIVLFNVYFPNGQKDEERLTYKLSFYDNFLDHCQKLRSEGKKIIICGDVNTAHREIDLKNPKSNEKTSGFLPIEREWIDKLIECGYIDTFRQIHGDKKDQYSWWSYRFSARAKNVGWRIDYFFISDDLIDALEDAFILQEIEGSDHCPVGIRIRV
- a CDS encoding AAA family ATPase; the encoded protein is MALIFYKISINGYIPAQASNAAYLLSDTWDDYSFKTLFKLIIFDERGTKHELGSVKIGFNGQIGGWTSESMAEQFSTLPNTFFSLGQDADYYKNIVENLSPEVTSNILTSLGDVVHNPDLLQSIENQSVFRTSLLRTVNPSSIEYQFTRILRHEAALTDYNFFYEKIADSLYSGIKIDFQVVPNSKPPSNIHILIGRNGVGKTTILNNMVNALLPNRNPEGVAGRFATSTVFDMNITLAQNYFSGIVSISFSAFDPFEPPEDQTNSSLGLRYHYIGLKKRLSEIEEHKRGLKDKDDLCNDFFKSSKICFALTAKRERWIKAITKLESDTNFAEMDLNQLIEVYDRDLSDDKRTYSATAYSYYKRMSSGHAIVLLTITKLVETVEEKTLVLLDEPESHLHPPLLSAFARALSDLLTNRNGVAIIATHSPVVLQEVPKTCVSILQRTRLFGRVDRPEGETFGENVGILTREVFGLEVTKSGFHDLLKRAVNEGRNYDEISAEYHNQLGFEGKMLLRSMIITRDETIGSGE
- a CDS encoding AAA domain-containing protein, producing the protein MDENKYLILLDGKNKTSDIVTIDDSQTNIKIQFSSNDKFYTYSKTKVLIYEYPEVIDPNSCHIYLRDKCLFNITKILDFESYLKIFYGNGKISAYSKDDLRIEHNVLIQKNAKNTFDYLKALAKSLKSEENDFLDKQYEKMSYLSEESVLAKYLNPDVIKKYQKPKIMIFPFGLNLSQEVAVANALTHQVSIIEGPPGTGKTQTILNIIANLLVNDNTVAVVSNNNAAIENVYDKLDALNLSFFAAMLGNKKNQEEFFANQQETYPQVCNMPDNDFLNNRDSLEKNIVHLKEMLQANNDLAKASQELEALKIEKRHFMNMFAARAIDIGSHEDFFSKQSLDNTLSLWAELESLVLHDKKITFFFKIKALFKYKIFSFSLYQYPLDEIILVLQKCFYEIKEKKLIETIFTLKNLLKDENFETILKAYTTDSMALLELHLSKKYNLTEKKQQFEKDALWKNFEDFTREYPVVLSTTHSLRNCTQENFLYDYLIIDEASQVDVIAGGLALSCAKNVVIVGDLKQLPHIVGKDIENVVDDTFKDYALATSYHYKNSLLASALKVFDDAPKTLLKEHYRCHPKIIDFCNKKFYHDELVILSKEGDAGAPLILVNTAEGNHARGKSNQRQIDVIKNEILPRLSTKSLGVISPFRDQVNKLSSEITQELSIEIDTVHKYQGREKDIIIITTVVDEENEFADDPNLLNVAVSRAKEQLYIVVSDREKNKNMKDLVNYIRYNNFEIADSKIYSIFDLLYQDYAPYLKRFLGKIKKVSNYQSENLMNVIIEKVLDLEQYSNLAYNINYPLNKLIKDTSILNADELAFVKASSHIDFLIHNKISKQPVLAIEVDGFAFHTNNPVQLERDALKDRILDKYSIPIIRFSTDGSEEETKLRKKLREVITL
- a CDS encoding ATP-binding protein, with translation MRDVFRRIITDFQERPLRQTIKRDIDIPLFSDKIITLIGVRRCGKTSILYKMIEELRASVDSKNIVYVNFEDDRLLGTTIGDLDDLVEGYYELYPQKRDEKIYLFVDEVQNIPQWESFIRRIYDTLNVQIIITGSSSKLLSSEIATSLRGRTLTYEIFPFSFKEYLRFKNITINLDSSKSLSFIKHHFEEYLLCGGFPETIDQDTTIQKRILSDYVNLIVYKDLIERYGITNTALLKHLIKYAFVNMATSVSITKLYNDFKSNGFKLGKETLFDYFGYLEEAYAIFSVPIFRSSVREEQRNPKKIYAIDNGLRAVYDASFSPDYSKLYENLVFLALRSKTNEVYYVKERQEIDFYCVIDGVKQLINVSVDISNPDTFEREINSLSEGMEFIGVNKSILITKEREGSMNIGEKVVMFIPLWKWLLTNN